Proteins from a single region of Candidatus Woesearchaeota archaeon:
- a CDS encoding exonuclease SbcCD subunit D, which produces MKYAHFADLHLGSWREQPMRDLSTKAFLQAMDECIVQKVDFILFAGDLFNTSLPSLDTLKIVTKKLKELHDLNIPLYVIAGSHDFSPSGKTMVDVLEQAGLLENVCKGHIDPDSRSLHLKFTQDPKTGVKMTGIVGRKGQLDQRYYENLSLEHLEREEGYKIFLFHTTISELLAQDMAMIESQPLSVFPRGFDYYAGGHIHHPAKVEQEGYKCATYPGALFPNNFAEVEKYGKGGYYLISVDEQGNEQINGQGKQNVEWKPLAVAPHQKLVFDCQGKSPHEVSNELLRWCESIEAHDAMVTLRLKGILREGHVGEIRFRDIFEKLYQNGAYFVMKNTVKVQNPEFEQIMVAKTNSEEIEEEVIREHRGQNSLIADTEYISFVTSMLGVLNTTKREGETVPDFQKRIEEDLDQMWERKIIDLEKT; this is translated from the coding sequence ATGAAATATGCTCATTTTGCAGATCTTCATCTTGGATCCTGGCGTGAGCAACCAATGCGTGATCTTTCTACTAAAGCATTTCTCCAAGCCATGGATGAATGCATTGTTCAGAAAGTAGATTTTATTCTTTTTGCAGGAGATTTGTTTAATACTTCTCTGCCTTCATTAGATACACTCAAGATTGTAACAAAAAAACTCAAAGAATTACATGATCTAAATATCCCGCTATATGTCATTGCAGGATCACATGATTTCTCACCTAGTGGAAAAACCATGGTTGATGTGCTTGAGCAAGCAGGTCTTCTGGAAAATGTGTGCAAAGGGCACATTGATCCAGATTCTCGAAGTCTTCATTTGAAATTCACGCAAGACCCTAAAACGGGTGTTAAAATGACGGGAATTGTGGGACGTAAAGGTCAATTGGATCAACGATATTATGAAAATCTGTCATTGGAACATCTCGAACGAGAGGAAGGATATAAGATATTTTTATTTCACACGACGATTAGTGAATTATTAGCGCAAGATATGGCGATGATTGAATCGCAACCCCTCTCTGTCTTTCCTAGAGGTTTTGATTATTATGCAGGGGGACATATCCATCATCCAGCAAAGGTAGAGCAAGAGGGATACAAGTGCGCTACGTATCCTGGTGCATTATTTCCCAATAATTTTGCAGAAGTTGAAAAATATGGGAAAGGTGGCTATTATCTTATCAGTGTAGATGAACAGGGAAATGAACAAATTAATGGGCAAGGAAAGCAAAATGTAGAATGGAAACCGCTTGCTGTTGCCCCACATCAAAAGCTTGTTTTTGATTGTCAAGGTAAGAGCCCCCATGAAGTAAGTAATGAATTGCTGAGGTGGTGTGAGTCAATTGAAGCACATGACGCGATGGTGACTCTGCGTCTTAAAGGCATTTTACGGGAGGGACATGTTGGAGAAATCCGTTTCCGAGACATTTTTGAAAAACTCTACCAAAATGGCGCGTATTTCGTGATGAAAAATACAGTAAAAGTACAAAATCCAGAGTTCGAGCAAATCATGGTTGCAAAAACAAATAGTGAAGAAATCGAAGAGGAAGTTATTCGTGAACATCGAGGGCAGAATTCACTTATTGCTGACACAGAGTACATTTCATTTGTAACATCAATGTTAGGTGTTCTTAACACAACCAAACGTGAAGGTGAAACAGTCCCTGATTTTCAAAAAAGAATAGAAGAGGATTTAGACCAAATGTGGGAAAGAAAAATTATAGATTTAGAAAAAACATAA